Proteins encoded within one genomic window of Humulus lupulus chromosome 1, drHumLupu1.1, whole genome shotgun sequence:
- the LOC133818486 gene encoding uncharacterized protein LOC133818486, which yields MAKNDAVIQSQVASLRNLETQLGQLANELRNRPQGTLPSDTENPRKDGKEHCKAVTLRSGKNVELTEDNCTRNNEPTSIQSSGDKGDKAVKSKNLNADPEAIAAAIHPQNATGEPTSKPPPPFPQRFQRQQQDSQFRRFLDVLKQLHINIPLVEALEKIPNYVKFLKDILTKKRRLGEFETVALTEGCNAILKSKIPPKLKDPGNFTIPCSIGGRDVGRALCDLGASINLMPMSIFKKLGIGEARPTTVTLQLADPSMVHPEGKIEDVLVQVDKFIFPADFIILDYEADRDFPDEVEECSRLSVIESIVTEKFHKEACKDGVGVRRPFESLNLSEGNFKPPKPSIQEPPKLELKPLPSHLKYAYLRDNETLLVIISAMLGAEKESLLLAILKKYTRAIGWTMADIKGISPSFCMHKILLEDCCNNSVEQQ from the exons ATGGCCAAGAACGATGCTGTAATTCAGAGTCAAGTGGCATCCTTGAGGAATCTAGAAACTCAGTTGGGGCAGCTTGCTAATGAGCTAAGGAATAGACCACAAGGCACCTTGCCTAGTGATACAGAAAATCCAAGGAAagatggcaaggagcattgcaaggcGGTTACCTTGAGGAGTGGCAAAAATGTGGAATTGACTGAGGATAATTGTACTAGAAACaacgagcccacttcaatccaaagtagtggGGACAAAGGAGACAAAGCTGTGAAATCAAAAAATTTAAATGCTGATCCTGAagcaattgctgcagcaattcatCCACAAAATGCTACAGGAGAGCCTACaagcaagccacctccaccatttcctcagcgCTTTCAAAGGCAGCAACAAGATAGTCAATTCCGGagatttttagatgttttgaaaCAACTTCACATCAATATACCATTGGTTGAAGCTTTGGAGAAAATTcccaactatgtgaagtttttgAAAGATATTTTAACTAAAAAGAGGAGGCTTGGTGAATTTGAAACAGTGGCGTTGACTGAAGGCTGTAATGCTATATTGAAGAGtaaaattcctcctaaattgaAGGATCCGGGCAACTTCACAATTCCTTGTTCTATTGGTGGTAGAGATGTTGGTAGGGCACTTTGTGACTTGGGGGCtagtatcaatttgatgcccatgtcaaTTTTCAAGAAGTTGGGGATAGGAGAAGCGAGACCAACCACAGTAACTTTGCAATTAGCGGATCCTTCTATGGTGCACCCggaaggaaaaattgaagatgtACTTGTTCAAGTTGACAAATTCATCTTTCCGGCTGATTTCATCATCCTTGATTATGAAGCGGATAGAGAT TTTCCGGATGAGGTTGAGGAATGTTCTAGGCTAAGTGTAATTGAGTCTATTGTCACTGAAAAATTCCATAAGGAAGCTTGTAAAGATGGAGTGGGGGTGAG GAGGCCTTTTGAGTCATTGAATTTGTCTGAAGGGAATTTTAAGCCTCCTAAGCCTTCTATTCAAGAGCCACCAAAGTTAGAGTTGAAGCCCTTGCCTAGtcacttgaagtatgcttatttgaGAGATAATGAGACCTTGCTTGTGATTATTTCAGCCATGTTAGGAGCTGAAAAAGAGAGTTTGTTGCTGGCTATTTTGAAGAAATACACAAGGGCCATTGGTTGGACTATGGCGGATATCAAGGGGATAAGTCCCTCATTTTGTATGCACAAAATTCTGTTGGAGGATTGCTGTAATAATTCTGTTGAGCAGCAGTGA